A region from the Hylaeus volcanicus isolate JK05 chromosome 6, UHH_iyHylVolc1.0_haploid, whole genome shotgun sequence genome encodes:
- the LOC128878929 gene encoding 28S rRNA (cytosine-C(5))-methyltransferase produces the protein MPSGYVHSVKVPRLYKTAARIVQDIREKGGNLKSKIYDHKHPNVSAVYSLCLNTLQKEAQLNYLIIETGILAKESRLDPWLAKILITELLWGKKALNAKCKPVNTILGYEEQLHKALQNCSDVEVLQPTLTTVRKARYVRVNTLLLSLEKAISYFQDEGWTLLPECPDYTAHLEAVKNLSKPKFIQDFHIPELLVFPHDTSFHNHSGYKKGEIILQDKASCLPTQLLNPESGSVVLDMCAAPGMKTTHLAALLENNGKIYAVERNERRYETLCDQVRLTSSSCVETIHRDALTINSDDYPDVEYILVDPSCSGSGMLDRQLMNGDEKVVPHRLKQLQSFQVFLLRHALLNFPNVKRVVYSTCSVNAEENEQVIDEILENVKDAYTLVSIKDMFLKNWKNYSSTEYKCSDKCLYAKSDVDLCNGFFVAVFERNFDVPLPFYAKRKRSEESTNLQLGGNDESNVEEEGALRKRKKRGKRRSTNQIENISTRESVLNASSDSIKIIDEIKKSRSENNDEPPVKNTWKRYIPKNKRQTDDGMRMANRKKGRTQWKKKQ, from the exons ATGCCTAGCGGATATGTACATTCTGTGAAAGTCCCAAGACTTTATAAAACCGCTGCTAGGATCGTTCAAGACATTCGCGAGAAGGGTGGCAACCTCAAGTCAAAGATTTACGATCATAAGCATCCT AATGTGTCTGCGGTATACTCCTTGTGCCTTAATACATTACAAAAAGAAGCACAGTTAAATTATCTCATAATCGAAACTGGTATATTAGCAAAAGAATCTCGTTTGGACCCATGGTTAGCAAAAATTCTTATAACAGAATTGCTCTGGGGGAAAAAAGCTTTGAATGCAAAATGCAAGCCTGTTAATACCATACTTGGCTATGAGGAACAGCTGCACAAAGCATTGCAAAATTGTAGCGACGTAGAAGTACTTCAACCGACACTAACAACAG TTCGTAAGGCGAGATACGTTCGTGTCAACACTTTATTGTTGTCGTTAGAAAAGGCAATATCATACTTTCAAGACGAAGGATGGACTCTTCTGCCAGAATGTCCAGATTATACAGCTCATTTAGAAGCcgtaaaaaatttatcaaagcCAAAGTTTATTCAAGATTTCCATATTCCAGAATTACTTGTTTTCCCACACGATACATCTTTTCACAATCATTCCGGATAtaaaaaaggagaaattattttacaagatAAG gcCAGCTGCCTACCAACACAATTGTTAAATCCAGAATCTGGATCTGTAGTACTAGATATGTGTGCAGCTCCAGGAATGAAGACAACACACTTGGCTGCACTTCTAGAGAATAACGG aaaaatttatgcggtagagagaaacgaacgaagaTACGAGACTTTATGCGATCAAGTACGATTAACAAGCTCCAGTTGTGTAGAAACTATTCATAGAGACGCGTTGACAATCAACTCAGACGATTATCCCGACGTGGAATATATCCTCGTCGATCCATCTTGTTCTGGTTCAG GTATGTTGGACAGACAGTTGATGAACGGAGACGAGAAAGTAGTGCCGCATCGTCTCAAGCAATTACAGTCGTTTCAAGTGTTTCTCTTGCGACATGCACTTCTTAATTTCCCGAATGTAAAAAGAGTTGTTTACAGTACTTGCTCCGTAAATGCAGAAGAAAACGAGCAAGTAATAGATGAAATTCTCGAAAATGTCAAAGACGCTTACACGCTTGTATCCATTAAggatatgtttttaaaaaattggaagaaTTACAGTTCTACGGAATACAAATGTTCCGACAAGTGCCTGTACGCTAAGTCTGACGTAGACTTGTGCAACGGTTTCTTCGTCGCGGTATTTGAACGGAACTTTGACGTACCTTTGCCTTTCTATGCCAAACGTAAAAGAAGCGAAGAATCGACGAACCTACAATTGGGAGGGAACGACGAATCTAATGTCGAGGAAGAAGGTGCATTACGGAAACGGAAGAAGCGTGGAAAAAGGAGAAGCACGAatcaaatcgaaaatatttcaacgcgAGAGAGCGTTCTGAATGCTTCCTCCGACTCGATTAAGATTATCGACGAGATCAAAAAGAGTCGTTCGGAGAACAACGACGAACCGCCGGTAAAAAATACGTGGAAGAGATATATTCCCAAGAATAAGAGACAAACAGACGATGGAATGCGAATGGCTAATCGGAAGAAAGGTAGAACGCAATGGAAGAAGAAGCAGTAA
- the LOC128878928 gene encoding transmembrane GTPase Marf isoform X1 codes for MAAYINRTMSMIAGDSHLRSTDIRSDNSPLQIFVKAKKKINDIFVEIDDYVQDTVGFMTSLQGERNIVTPEDAQRISSYVDKVHAIRDVLKRDHMKVAFFGRTSNGKSTVINAMLRDKILPSGIGHTTNCFLQVEGSDNGEAYLVTEGSTEKQPVQSVGQLGHALCKEKLCESHLVRIFWPKEKCLLLRDDVVFVDSPGVDVTPNLDDWIDKHCLDADVFILVANAESTLMGIEKNFFHKVSTKLSKPNIFILNNRWDASASEPEFFEQLGKEQKEVRAQHQERAVDFLARELKVYTPKDAEERVFFISAKETLQARIKEQLGQPAHNGALAEGFQNRYFEFQDFERKFEECISKSAVKTKFEQHSQRGKHISTEIRQTLDEILERTQNMKSEQLRVKREVHDKLNFTEQQLMLLTQEMKNKIHHMVEDVEQRVSKALSEEIHRLAVLVDEFSVPFHTDPLVLNVYKRELHTHVENGLGSNLRARLSTALALNIENSQRDMTERMANLLPETKRQMSLNILPRREPFEILYRLNCDNLCADFHEDLEFRFSWGITAIINRFAGRQSPKIAIANYPQDIPPTIMSPTESVDSIKYISSTPNFTPRSDDWSLASRIALASITSQGTMGGLIVAGFMLKTIGWRLIAVTGTIYGALYLYERLTWTNKAKEREFKRQYVSHATKKLKLIVDLTSANCSHQVQQELSSTFARLCHLVDETTSEMDTDLKHIASTIRILEEATSSAKVLRNKANYLANELDLFDAAYLKSLN; via the exons ATGGCTGCCTACATCAATCGTACAATGTCCATGATTGCGGGAGACAGCCACTTGCGATCAACAGATATTAGATCCGATAATTCTCCCCTCCAGATTTTCGTTAAAGCCAAAAAGAAGATCAACGACATCTTCGTGGAAATAGATGACTATGTGCAGGATACCGTGGGATTTATgacat cgcTACAAGGTGAACGTAATATAGTTACGCCCGAAGATGCGCAGAGAATCTCAAGTTACGTCGATAAAGTTCACGCGATTAGAGATGTACTTAAGCGGGATCACATGAAAGTTGCTTTCTTTGGaag GACTAGCAATGGAAAGAGTACAGTTATTAATGCAATGTTACGCGATAAGATTTTGCCAAGCGGTATAGGACATACGACGAACTGTTTTTTACAAGTTGAAGGATCGGATAACGGAGAGGCGTACCTTGTCACAGAAGGATCCACTGAAAAACAACCTGTTCAATCTGTTGGTCAATTGGGTCATGCTctttgcaaagaaaaattgtgcGAAAGTCATTTAGTTAGAATATTTTGGCCAAAAGAGAAATGTTTACTCTTACGAGACGATGTAGTATTCGTTGACAGCCCTGGAGTAGACGTGACACCCAATTTGGACGACTGGATCGATAAACACTGTCTGGATGCAgacgtttttattttagtagCTAATGCTGAATCTACGTTAATGGGGATT gaaaaaaattttttccaCAAAGTATCAACAAAATTATCGAaacccaatatttttattctaaataatcgATGGGACGCGTCTGCTTCAGAACCAGAATTCTTCGAGCAG CTGGGCAAAGAGCAAAAGGAG GTGAGGGCGCAACATCAAGAGCGAGCCGTTGACTTTTTAGCAAGAGAATTAAAAGTTTACACTCCAAAAGATGCCGAAGAACgcgttttctttatttcggcGAAAGAGACCCTTCAAGCTCGAATAAAAGAACAACTTGGCCAGCCTGCTCATA atggTGCACTAGCAGAAGGATTCCAAAATCGttactttgaatttcaagatttcgaacgaaaatttgaGGAATGTATCTCAAAGTCTGCTGTAAAAACAAAGTTTGAACAGCATTCGCAACGCGGAAAGCACATTTCCAC AGAAATTCGACAGACGTTAGACGAAATATTAGAGAGAAcgcaaaatatgaaaagtgaACAATTACGTGTTAAAAGAGAAGTTCatgacaaattaaattttacggaGCAGCAGTTGATGCTGCTCACTCaggaaatgaagaataaaattcatcacATGGTAGAAGATGTAGAACAGAGAGTATCTAAAGCTCTAAGCGAAGAAATTCATAGACTAGCTGTGCTCGTTGACGAATTCAGTGTACCATTTCATACCGATCCATtagttttaaatgtatataaacgAGAACTTCATACACACGTGGAAAATGGCTTAg GTTCTAACTTACGAGCGAGACTCAGTACCGCATTGGCATTGAATATAGAAAACTCGCAAAGAGACATGACGGAGCGAATGGCGAACTTATTgcctgaaactaaacgtcaaatgtcgttaaatattttaccaagAAGAGAGCCGTTCGAGATTTTGTATAGATTAAATTGTGACAACTTATGTGCGGATTTCCATGAAGATTTAGAGTTTCGATTCTCTTGGGGAATTACAGCtataattaatagattcgcagGAAGGCAAAGTCCCAAAATAGCCATCGCTAATTATCCGCAGGAT ATACCACCCACGATTATGTCTCCCACGGAAAGCGTtgattctataaaatatatttcgagtACCCCAAACTTTACACCGAGATCAGACGACTGGTCATTGGCTTCTAGAATTGCATTAGCATCTATAACTTCCCAGGGTACGATGGGAGGCCTCATAGTTGCTGGTTTC ATGTTGAAAACCATTGGTTGGAGACTTATAGCTGTAACGGGTACTATATACGGAGCTTTGTATCTTTACGAACGATTAACGTGGACTAACAAAGCAAAAGAACGTGAATTCAAACGCCAATACGTGTCTCACGctacgaagaaattgaaactaattgTAGATCTCACATCCGCGAACTGTAGTCATCAAGTACAACA GGAGCTATCCAGTACCTTTGCCCGTCTGTGCCATTTAGTGGACGAAACAACGTCTGAAATGGACACTGACCTAAAACACATCGCAAGTACGATAAGAATACTCGAGGAAGCAACTAGTAGCGCTAAAGTATTACGAAATAAAGCGAACTATTTAGCGAACGAGCTCGATTTGTTCGACGCGGCATATTTAAAGTCATTAAATTAA
- the LOC128878928 gene encoding transmembrane GTPase Marf isoform X2, giving the protein MAAYINRTMSMIAGDSHLRSTDIRSDNSPLQIFVKAKKKINDIFVEIDDYVQDTVGFMTSLQGERNIVTPEDAQRISSYVDKVHAIRDVLKRDHMKVAFFGRTSNGKSTVINAMLRDKILPSGIGHTTNCFLQVEGSDNGEAYLVTEGSTEKQPVQSVGQLGHALCKEKLCESHLVRIFWPKEKCLLLRDDVVFVDSPGVDVTPNLDDWIDKHCLDADVFILVANAESTLMGIEKNFFHKVSTKLSKPNIFILNNRWDASASEPEFFEQVRAQHQERAVDFLARELKVYTPKDAEERVFFISAKETLQARIKEQLGQPAHNGALAEGFQNRYFEFQDFERKFEECISKSAVKTKFEQHSQRGKHISTEIRQTLDEILERTQNMKSEQLRVKREVHDKLNFTEQQLMLLTQEMKNKIHHMVEDVEQRVSKALSEEIHRLAVLVDEFSVPFHTDPLVLNVYKRELHTHVENGLGSNLRARLSTALALNIENSQRDMTERMANLLPETKRQMSLNILPRREPFEILYRLNCDNLCADFHEDLEFRFSWGITAIINRFAGRQSPKIAIANYPQDIPPTIMSPTESVDSIKYISSTPNFTPRSDDWSLASRIALASITSQGTMGGLIVAGFMLKTIGWRLIAVTGTIYGALYLYERLTWTNKAKEREFKRQYVSHATKKLKLIVDLTSANCSHQVQQELSSTFARLCHLVDETTSEMDTDLKHIASTIRILEEATSSAKVLRNKANYLANELDLFDAAYLKSLN; this is encoded by the exons ATGGCTGCCTACATCAATCGTACAATGTCCATGATTGCGGGAGACAGCCACTTGCGATCAACAGATATTAGATCCGATAATTCTCCCCTCCAGATTTTCGTTAAAGCCAAAAAGAAGATCAACGACATCTTCGTGGAAATAGATGACTATGTGCAGGATACCGTGGGATTTATgacat cgcTACAAGGTGAACGTAATATAGTTACGCCCGAAGATGCGCAGAGAATCTCAAGTTACGTCGATAAAGTTCACGCGATTAGAGATGTACTTAAGCGGGATCACATGAAAGTTGCTTTCTTTGGaag GACTAGCAATGGAAAGAGTACAGTTATTAATGCAATGTTACGCGATAAGATTTTGCCAAGCGGTATAGGACATACGACGAACTGTTTTTTACAAGTTGAAGGATCGGATAACGGAGAGGCGTACCTTGTCACAGAAGGATCCACTGAAAAACAACCTGTTCAATCTGTTGGTCAATTGGGTCATGCTctttgcaaagaaaaattgtgcGAAAGTCATTTAGTTAGAATATTTTGGCCAAAAGAGAAATGTTTACTCTTACGAGACGATGTAGTATTCGTTGACAGCCCTGGAGTAGACGTGACACCCAATTTGGACGACTGGATCGATAAACACTGTCTGGATGCAgacgtttttattttagtagCTAATGCTGAATCTACGTTAATGGGGATT gaaaaaaattttttccaCAAAGTATCAACAAAATTATCGAaacccaatatttttattctaaataatcgATGGGACGCGTCTGCTTCAGAACCAGAATTCTTCGAGCAG GTGAGGGCGCAACATCAAGAGCGAGCCGTTGACTTTTTAGCAAGAGAATTAAAAGTTTACACTCCAAAAGATGCCGAAGAACgcgttttctttatttcggcGAAAGAGACCCTTCAAGCTCGAATAAAAGAACAACTTGGCCAGCCTGCTCATA atggTGCACTAGCAGAAGGATTCCAAAATCGttactttgaatttcaagatttcgaacgaaaatttgaGGAATGTATCTCAAAGTCTGCTGTAAAAACAAAGTTTGAACAGCATTCGCAACGCGGAAAGCACATTTCCAC AGAAATTCGACAGACGTTAGACGAAATATTAGAGAGAAcgcaaaatatgaaaagtgaACAATTACGTGTTAAAAGAGAAGTTCatgacaaattaaattttacggaGCAGCAGTTGATGCTGCTCACTCaggaaatgaagaataaaattcatcacATGGTAGAAGATGTAGAACAGAGAGTATCTAAAGCTCTAAGCGAAGAAATTCATAGACTAGCTGTGCTCGTTGACGAATTCAGTGTACCATTTCATACCGATCCATtagttttaaatgtatataaacgAGAACTTCATACACACGTGGAAAATGGCTTAg GTTCTAACTTACGAGCGAGACTCAGTACCGCATTGGCATTGAATATAGAAAACTCGCAAAGAGACATGACGGAGCGAATGGCGAACTTATTgcctgaaactaaacgtcaaatgtcgttaaatattttaccaagAAGAGAGCCGTTCGAGATTTTGTATAGATTAAATTGTGACAACTTATGTGCGGATTTCCATGAAGATTTAGAGTTTCGATTCTCTTGGGGAATTACAGCtataattaatagattcgcagGAAGGCAAAGTCCCAAAATAGCCATCGCTAATTATCCGCAGGAT ATACCACCCACGATTATGTCTCCCACGGAAAGCGTtgattctataaaatatatttcgagtACCCCAAACTTTACACCGAGATCAGACGACTGGTCATTGGCTTCTAGAATTGCATTAGCATCTATAACTTCCCAGGGTACGATGGGAGGCCTCATAGTTGCTGGTTTC ATGTTGAAAACCATTGGTTGGAGACTTATAGCTGTAACGGGTACTATATACGGAGCTTTGTATCTTTACGAACGATTAACGTGGACTAACAAAGCAAAAGAACGTGAATTCAAACGCCAATACGTGTCTCACGctacgaagaaattgaaactaattgTAGATCTCACATCCGCGAACTGTAGTCATCAAGTACAACA GGAGCTATCCAGTACCTTTGCCCGTCTGTGCCATTTAGTGGACGAAACAACGTCTGAAATGGACACTGACCTAAAACACATCGCAAGTACGATAAGAATACTCGAGGAAGCAACTAGTAGCGCTAAAGTATTACGAAATAAAGCGAACTATTTAGCGAACGAGCTCGATTTGTTCGACGCGGCATATTTAAAGTCATTAAATTAA
- the LOC128878934 gene encoding cytochrome c oxidase assembly factor 8, which yields MARACNYTQIKLYNNVIRLFSTTVHSNLQTTIKPDIIGPPDPISNLRPIKFSIPWNETNLEKKYREAREDTQLWNQNFWVKHNTSFIKERKQFQENLKAQGKTSITADDMSVFYKHFLDKNWKNHFNYNIAWYKRNIKLLFLEIGARVIRLKFK from the exons ATGGCTCGAGCATGTAATTACACGCAAATAAAGCTTTACAACAATGTAATTCGGTTGTTCAGCACA aCAGTACATTCTAACCTACAAACTACGATAAAACCTGATATAATCGGACCACCTGATCCGATTTCAAACCTAAGACCGATCAAATTCTCGATACCCTGGAACGAGACTAACcttgaaaagaaatacagaGAGGCCAGGGAAGATACTCAGCTTTGGAATCAAAATTTTTGGGTGAAACACAATACCAGttttataaaa GAACGTAAACAATTCCAAGAGAACCTGAAGGCACAGGGAAAAACATCGATCACCGCGGATGATATGtctgtattttataaacactttctagataaaaattggaaaaaccaTTTCAATTATAACATTGCATGGTATAAGAGAAATATCAAGCTACTATTTCTTGAAATTGGGGCAAGAGTAATCAGATTGAAATTTAAGTAA
- the LOC128878933 gene encoding uncharacterized protein MAL8P1.12-like produces MKCAVKVKEDALNKVRTEFMDMIMELTNVIKIQKKRIYEVTNMCNNQQHILYKKDEELFQKATELSEVQSMLESNNSTCKEMEEQIEHLKHCLCEETRACDCFKQEIEILKENHLSEIRIKEKIVEEQNKTISRQKKLLHDSEEMAQQLASEFDRLKLELCQEKQKNKSLQITLNKTDNELNKVHSLDCKKCRTLTSKIDHLKTEKERALAIAKFSYQKLNQSVKEYQKQLCCERQQHKYMALIIEKKEKEIGCLKNQICQRSSRYTKEMNNYVL; encoded by the exons ATGAAATGCGCggtaaaagtaaaagaagatgctttaaataaagtaagaaCAGAATTCATGGATATGATCATGGAACTTACAAATGTGattaaaatacagaaaaaaaggaTATACGAAGTAACAAATATGTGTAACAATCAACAGCATATATTGTACAAGAAAGATGaagaattatttcagaaa GCTACAGAACTATCGGAAGTACAAAGTATGTTGGAGTCTAATAACAGCACCTGTAAAGAAATGGAGGAACAAATAGAACATTTAAAACATTGTCTGTGCGAAGAAACAAGAGCTTGTGATTGTTTTAAgcaagaaatagaaattcttaaagaaaatcatttatctgaaataaggataaaagaaaagattgtAGAAGAACAAAACAAGACTATTTCAAGGCAAAAAAAG TTACTGCACGATAGCGAAGAAATGGCCCAACAATTAGCCTCTGAGTTCGATAGACTCAAACTAGAATTATGTCaagaaaagcaaaaaaataaatctttacaGATAACATTGAACAAGACTGATAATGAATTAAACAAAGTTCATTCATTGGACTGTAAAAAGTGTAGAACTTTGACATCTAAAATAGATCATTTGAagacagaaaaagaaagagcaCTGGcaattgcaaaattttcttatcaaaaattaaatcagtCTGTGAAAGAATATCAAAAGCAACTCTGTTGTGAGAGGCAGCAACATAAATATATGGcattaattatcgaaaagaaagagaaggagataggatgtttaaaaaatcaaatatgcCAAAGAAGTTCAAGATATACAAAGGAAATGAACAATTATGTCTTATAA
- the LOC128878931 gene encoding uncharacterized protein LOC128878931: MLSLKEQCNRLNYVEKCISRNDTIRKTPCNAKICKPCKKFACRNTRLNKVQTDLTDEKTTNTYVKSNTISQDSLAIKENQSKSDQIDMSLQSFKSYVNDKQIDTFEEKNEQTIPTKDNFHAELSTNTSNINNAQHKTGSSKEKIQPVVDKDIMQNVNELKEVYSIKDIPVNEKKMLERIQKDLSNERKRTEELEKKLENLTCSMKCLQEDSEQKADCLKSALKTAEEQTKRAMDLAKRSSDQTDLVKSDRNELLKEITRLQQQIVEATQANTTLKLERDDLKNKLDSLTEDESKRY, translated from the exons ATGTTGTCTTTAAAAGAACAGTGCAATAGACTGAACTATGTTGAAAAATGCATTTCACGCAATGATACTATAAGAAAGACGCCATGCAATGCAAAAATATGCAAACCATGTAAAAAATTTGCTTGTAGAAATACTAGATTAAACAAAG TTCAAACTGATTTAACAGATGAAAAAACTACTAATACCTATGTAAAAAGCAATACAATTAGTCAAGATTCTTTAGCAATCAAAGAAAATCAAAGTAAATCTGATCAAATAGACATGAGTTTACAATCATTTAAATCTTATGTTAATGACAAACAAATCGATACATTTGAAGAGAAGAATGAACAAACTATACCTACAAAAGATAATTTTCATGCTGAATTAAGCACAAAtacttcaaatataaataatgcacAACACAAGACAGGATCAAGCAAAGAGAAAATTCAACCTGTAGTAGATAAAGATATAATGCAGAatgtaaatgaattaaaagaaGTTTACAGCATAAAAGATATTCCTGTCAACGAGAAAAAGATGCTCGAAAGAATTCAAAAG GATCTctcgaacgaaagaaaacgcACGGAAGaacttgaaaagaaattagaaaatttaactTGCAGTATGAAATGTCTTCAAGAAGATAGCGAGCAAAAAGCGGATTGTTTAAAAAGTGCGTTGAAAACAGCCGAAGAACAAACTAAACGTGCAATGGATTTGGCGAAACGATCAAGTGATCAAACAGATTTAGTTAAATCAGATAGAAATGAGCTATTAAAAGAGATTACGAGATTGCAA CAACAGATAGTTGAAGCTACCCAAGCAAATACAACTTTGAAGTTAGAACGGGATGacctaaaaaataaattggacTCTTTAACAGAGGATGAATCTAAAAG atattaa
- the LOC128878932 gene encoding uncharacterized protein LOC128878932, whose product MLSRNLKLFMQRRSRYISWNILFLWGFGLWIALCTNNMYESDIVVQRGTIFYQQNSNSGIVHGIGTERKTMENVLHITATNCTLCNTMLILKNVLKYIFVLVFVCCTILFVCMCEHIRKSIEVWNNIIRNVYSTGVYLKAIARNYIDYIFDRMITNKRDQFTFKPELIAKCKMSTEHLQEKLNYKSEEKSSISKGMVIQNEINFNSYTMLLFNNYELYCYFYHQQLQNTFNLLTIYSETKDSEYINNNLISFNKYRDNSNHQLKNGIRKRIISSSPEFQKFLASSRKSRFFNPYTLEVSTNYIIRIKSTYKL is encoded by the exons ATGCTTAGCCGtaacttgaaattatttatgcaaCGAAGATCGCGTTATATatcgtggaatattttatttctctggGGTTTTGGATTATGGATAGCTTTATGTACGAATAATATGTACGAATCAGACATTGTAGTACAAAGAG GTACCATATTTTATCAACAAAATTCGAATTCTGGCATTGTACATGGTATTGGAACAGAACGAAAGACAATGGAAAATGTTTTGCACATTACAGCAACAAATTGTACTTTGTGCAATACGATgctgatattaaaaaatgtgcttaaatatatttttgtcctTGTATTTGTGTGCTGTACGATATTGTTTGTATGCATGTGTGAGCATATAAGAAAAAGCATAGAAGTATGGAATAATAT AATACGTAATGTCTATTCAACTGGCGTGTATTTAAAAGCCATTGCAAgaaattatatagattatatttttgatagaaTGATAACAAACAAACGAGATCAGTTTACTTTTAAACCTGAATTAATCGCGAAATGTAAAATGAGTACAGAGCATTTACAGGAAAAGTTGAATTAtaaaagtgaagaaaaaaGTTCTATTTCGAAAGGAATGGtcatacaaaatgaaattaattttaatagctACACTATGTTGCTGTTTAACAATTACGAgctttattgttatttctatcatcaacaattacaaaatacgtTTAATTTGTTGACAATCTATTCCGAGACGAAGGATTCggaatatataaacaataatctGATATCTTTCAATAAGTATAGGGACAACAGTAAtcatcaattaaaaaatggtataCGAAAACGCATCATTAGCTCATCaccagaatttcaaaaatttctggCGTCTTCAAGAAAATCTCGATTCTTTAATCCATACACTTTAGAAGTGtctacaaattatattattcgtaTTAAATCAACTTATAAATTATAG